Proteins found in one Haloferax litoreum genomic segment:
- the cobS gene encoding adenosylcobinamide-GDP ribazoletransferase — protein sequence MVLNAVRGGLGFLTRLPVGGGESEWDAFRRTPAAFPLVGYVVGGLAALPLLLPLPIPTAAALYLVTIYLVTGVTHADGLADLGDAAVVHGDAERRLSVLKDSQTGVGGLLALGLTLVVLGLGAFGLAGAGGRLTLTAGVAIALAAEVGAKAGMATLVCLGDPAHEGLGSALVGENDPSGLLAVVVSCLPVVALAPVTGGPAVVAALVCGPVVALLVRSWGRQRLGGVSGDVLGATNELARATAIHVGVVTWTLL from the coding sequence GTGGTTCTGAACGCGGTCCGCGGCGGCCTCGGGTTCCTCACCCGACTCCCGGTTGGCGGTGGCGAGTCCGAGTGGGACGCCTTCAGACGGACACCCGCCGCGTTTCCACTCGTCGGCTACGTGGTCGGGGGCCTCGCAGCGCTCCCGTTGCTCCTTCCCCTCCCGATTCCGACCGCGGCGGCGCTCTACCTCGTCACCATCTACCTCGTGACGGGCGTCACCCACGCCGACGGCCTCGCTGACCTCGGTGATGCGGCCGTCGTCCACGGCGACGCCGAGCGCCGACTCTCGGTCCTCAAAGACTCTCAAACGGGCGTCGGTGGCCTCCTCGCACTTGGACTCACGCTCGTCGTCCTCGGTCTCGGGGCGTTCGGTCTCGCGGGCGCTGGCGGTCGTCTGACACTCACTGCCGGCGTCGCGATTGCGCTCGCGGCCGAAGTTGGTGCGAAGGCTGGAATGGCGACGCTCGTCTGCCTCGGTGACCCGGCCCACGAGGGCCTCGGGTCGGCGCTCGTCGGCGAGAACGACCCGTCGGGACTCCTCGCCGTCGTCGTTTCCTGTCTCCCTGTGGTCGCGCTTGCGCCAGTCACAGGCGGTCCTGCCGTCGTCGCTGCACTCGTCTGTGGCCCAGTCGTCGCCCTCCTCGTTCGCTCGTGGGGGCGGCAACGACTCGGCGGCGTCTCGGGAGACGTCCTCGGCGCGACGAACGAACTCGCGCGGGCGACGGCGATTCACGTGGGGGTGGTGACGTGGACGCTCTTGTGA
- a CDS encoding adenosylcobinamide amidohydrolase — MFEATQRDGVCRIYRPETRWLSTGYAGGESHGPVAYNVTVPDGWPETDLDAYIDRRRTDAGFEETGPTLLTGVEQQHARRARFGPVEAIVTAGVSNPAALPMEFESEDADASEEGTLGETNRPSSPSDDDHLGTVNVVVGTTRALEPGALANLVAVAAEAKAATLLSRCGSPGTTTDAVIAASDPAGESESFSGSATPVGHAARVCVRDALLASLDSRYATVSIPRDVDSAQYGVVADDRADVSRI, encoded by the coding sequence ATGTTTGAGGCGACACAACGCGACGGTGTCTGCCGAATCTATCGCCCCGAGACGCGTTGGCTTTCGACGGGATACGCCGGAGGGGAGTCACACGGCCCAGTCGCCTACAACGTGACCGTCCCCGACGGGTGGCCAGAGACCGACCTCGACGCCTACATCGACCGACGACGGACTGACGCGGGGTTCGAGGAGACGGGGCCGACGCTGTTGACGGGCGTCGAACAACAGCACGCCCGGCGCGCCCGCTTCGGACCGGTCGAGGCCATCGTCACTGCTGGCGTGTCCAACCCGGCGGCGCTGCCGATGGAGTTCGAGTCGGAAGACGCAGACGCCAGCGAGGAAGGCACGCTCGGAGAGACGAACCGGCCGTCGTCCCCGAGCGACGACGACCACCTCGGTACGGTAAACGTCGTCGTCGGGACGACGCGGGCACTGGAACCGGGTGCTCTGGCGAACCTCGTCGCGGTTGCCGCCGAAGCGAAGGCCGCGACGTTACTGTCACGGTGTGGGTCGCCGGGGACGACGACAGATGCCGTAATCGCCGCCTCCGACCCTGCTGGCGAGTCGGAGTCGTTCTCTGGAAGTGCGACCCCAGTGGGGCACGCAGCACGCGTCTGCGTCCGTGACGCACTTCTGGCGAGTCTCGACTCGCGATACGCGACAGTGTCGATTCCACGAGATGTCGACTCGGCGCAGTACGGGGTCGTCGCCGACGACAGGGCAGACGTCTCACGAATTTGA
- the cobD gene encoding threonine-phosphate decarboxylase CobD → MDPESVARATRVPHGGTTDESVLDFSANTNSVRPAGVEDVYADALTASTRYPDDDYGDFRAAASDYVDCDADSVVPTAGGLEALRLAFEVTLTPGDSALVPEPSFSEYDREIRLQGADPVAVGHDEILDVDPEPHEVAVVCTPNNPTGELADPDRLRAFASRCRDADTVLVVDEAFLDFTDAPSLAGEPGVVVARSLTKMFGLPGIRAGFAVATGDLGDRLAVARRSWSLSTPAARVGAFCMRQTAFVEDTRTRVARERARIAESVSEQFDVSPSDAPYLLFDVGDRDVDSVVEAARERGVAIRDATTFPTLDSHVRVAVKRPEENDELLRALADV, encoded by the coding sequence ATGGACCCTGAATCCGTCGCACGGGCGACGCGCGTCCCTCACGGTGGAACAACCGACGAGTCAGTTCTGGACTTCAGCGCGAACACCAACTCTGTCCGGCCGGCCGGCGTGGAAGACGTGTACGCTGACGCACTCACAGCCTCGACACGGTACCCCGACGACGACTACGGCGACTTTCGAGCGGCGGCGTCAGACTACGTCGACTGCGACGCCGACTCGGTGGTCCCGACCGCCGGTGGACTCGAAGCGCTCCGACTCGCGTTCGAGGTTACGCTTACCCCCGGCGACTCGGCGCTCGTCCCCGAACCGAGTTTCAGTGAGTACGACCGCGAGATTCGACTGCAAGGGGCCGACCCAGTCGCCGTCGGACACGACGAGATTCTCGACGTCGACCCGGAACCACACGAGGTTGCAGTCGTCTGTACGCCCAACAATCCGACTGGCGAACTCGCAGACCCCGACCGACTTCGTGCCTTTGCGTCTCGATGCCGCGACGCCGATACCGTCCTCGTCGTGGACGAGGCGTTCCTCGACTTCACCGACGCGCCGAGTCTCGCGGGCGAACCCGGCGTGGTCGTCGCTCGCTCGCTGACCAAGATGTTCGGTCTCCCCGGTATTCGGGCGGGATTCGCCGTCGCAACCGGTGACCTCGGCGACCGACTCGCCGTCGCTCGGCGCTCGTGGTCGCTTTCGACACCCGCAGCACGAGTCGGCGCCTTCTGCATGCGACAGACCGCGTTCGTCGAAGACACCCGCACCCGTGTCGCACGCGAACGAGCGCGTATCGCCGAGTCGGTGTCGGAGCAGTTCGACGTGTCCCCGTCAGACGCGCCCTACCTCCTGTTCGACGTGGGTGACCGCGACGTAGATTCGGTGGTCGAGGCGGCCCGCGAACGCGGTGTCGCCATCCGCGACGCGACGACGTTCCCGACGCTCGATTCGCACGTCCGCGTCGCCGTGAAACGCCCCGAAGAGAACGACGAACTCCTCCGTGCACTCGCCGATGTTTGA
- a CDS encoding HAD family hydrolase translates to MAVTFDLFGTLVDAEYPADPGTAVADALRTYGVDVPTDWDDAYREVHIDAPEGAEVPLPAHVSAALRSRGVESPDNAARRAVITAFDPEVTTRPGAVEAVEAARNTGPVGLLSNCSVPELVARTLIRSDLDRHGFDAITTSVACGWRKPHPQAFEAVARALDVDPAELVHVGDDSDTDGGVESVGGRFVDVRTTTLDSLAARFRSGRDPCP, encoded by the coding sequence GTGGCAGTCACGTTCGACCTCTTCGGCACGCTCGTCGACGCCGAGTACCCCGCCGACCCCGGAACCGCAGTCGCGGATGCACTTCGCACGTACGGTGTCGATGTCCCCACGGATTGGGACGACGCCTACCGCGAGGTTCACATCGACGCCCCCGAGGGGGCAGAAGTTCCGCTCCCGGCGCACGTCTCGGCGGCACTTCGGTCACGCGGCGTCGAGTCGCCAGACAACGCCGCTCGGCGGGCAGTCATCACTGCGTTCGACCCCGAGGTGACGACGCGACCCGGTGCCGTCGAGGCAGTCGAGGCCGCCCGTAATACCGGTCCTGTCGGCCTCCTGTCGAACTGCTCGGTTCCGGAACTCGTCGCACGGACGCTCATCCGGTCGGACCTCGACCGCCATGGATTCGACGCCATCACGACCAGCGTGGCCTGTGGCTGGCGAAAACCACACCCGCAAGCCTTCGAAGCAGTCGCGCGCGCCCTCGACGTGGACCCCGCAGAGTTGGTTCACGTCGGCGACGACTCGGACACCGACGGCGGTGTCGAGAGCGTCGGCGGGCGATTCGTGGACGTACGAACGACCACGCTCGATTCGCTCGCAGCGCGATTCCGGTCTGGGAGGGACCCGTGCCCGTGA
- a CDS encoding flavin reductase family protein yields the protein MDIDPENAVDDMYRLLTSLIIPRPIGWVSTRSADGVDNLAPFSFYMGVIEAEPPVVMFSAENRADGTLKDSAQNAVETGAFGLNLVTADLVEQMDRTSESVEPGTDEFDVVGLERREATTVDVPLVAAAKATIECTLHDTMDIGDHTVVFGHIERIHVDDSLLTDGKIDVTKIDAVGRLTGSYYANLEPFQVDRPWKET from the coding sequence ATGGATATCGACCCCGAGAACGCCGTCGACGACATGTACCGCCTGCTGACGAGTCTGATTATCCCGCGACCGATAGGGTGGGTCTCCACGCGGAGCGCCGACGGCGTCGACAACCTCGCCCCGTTCAGTTTCTACATGGGCGTCATCGAGGCAGAACCACCGGTCGTGATGTTCTCGGCCGAGAACCGGGCGGATGGAACGCTGAAGGACTCGGCGCAGAACGCCGTCGAGACGGGTGCATTCGGCCTCAACCTCGTCACTGCAGACCTCGTCGAACAGATGGACCGGACGAGCGAGTCCGTCGAACCGGGCACCGACGAGTTCGACGTCGTCGGACTCGAACGGCGCGAAGCCACCACCGTCGACGTTCCACTCGTCGCCGCGGCGAAAGCGACGATAGAGTGCACACTCCACGACACGATGGACATCGGCGACCACACCGTGGTCTTCGGACACATCGAACGAATCCACGTCGACGACTCACTGTTGACAGATGGGAAAATCGACGTGACGAAGATAGACGCAGTCGGTCGGTTGACCGGGTCGTACTACGCGAACCTCGAACCGTTCCAGGTCGACCGTCCGTGGAAAGAGACGTAG
- the cbiB gene encoding adenosylcobinamide-phosphate synthase CbiB produces MPVTATVAVVVAAALDRLFAEPPAQIHPVALFGRLVAPFDREWSLPVAVGALVALFLPAAAGGVVAATTWGASLVSPWAGVGVAALTLFSTTSLRMLLDATETVVVATTDDIETARTELRALAGRDSASLSAGEIRSAAVESAAENLADGLVAPLFVFALLAPVSLSLAAGAAAWVKAVNTLDSMLGYHHKPVGRVPARLDDAVMWLPARASAVLLAVVAGSPGVPSRIRSLARRPASPNSGWPMATLAALLGTRLEKPGHYLLDAGADFPDADTAARGVRLVSRAGLVAFALTGVVAWF; encoded by the coding sequence GTGCCCGTGACGGCGACAGTGGCCGTCGTCGTCGCCGCGGCCCTCGACCGGTTGTTCGCCGAACCACCGGCACAGATTCACCCGGTCGCCCTCTTCGGCCGTCTCGTCGCCCCGTTCGACCGCGAGTGGTCACTCCCAGTTGCGGTCGGTGCACTCGTCGCGCTCTTCTTGCCCGCCGCCGCGGGAGGTGTCGTCGCTGCCACGACGTGGGGCGCGTCGCTCGTCTCTCCGTGGGCGGGAGTCGGCGTCGCCGCACTCACACTCTTTTCGACGACGAGTCTGCGGATGTTGCTCGACGCGACAGAGACAGTCGTCGTGGCGACGACAGACGATATCGAGACGGCTCGGACGGAACTGCGTGCCCTCGCCGGACGCGACTCGGCGTCGCTCTCTGCGGGCGAAATTCGAAGCGCTGCTGTCGAGAGCGCGGCCGAGAACCTCGCGGACGGACTGGTCGCACCGCTGTTCGTGTTCGCACTCCTCGCGCCGGTCTCACTCTCGCTCGCGGCGGGGGCGGCCGCGTGGGTCAAAGCCGTCAACACGCTCGACTCGATGCTCGGGTATCACCACAAACCGGTCGGCCGCGTTCCGGCGCGCCTCGACGATGCAGTGATGTGGCTTCCGGCACGCGCGTCGGCCGTCTTACTGGCCGTGGTCGCTGGGTCACCGGGCGTACCCTCTCGCATCCGGTCGCTCGCCCGCCGGCCAGCGTCACCCAACTCCGGGTGGCCGATGGCGACGCTGGCGGCGCTTCTCGGGACGCGACTGGAGAAACCCGGCCACTACTTGTTAGACGCAGGGGCCGACTTCCCTGACGCCGACACGGCCGCACGCGGCGTCCGTCTCGTCTCCCGTGCCGGACTCGTCGCCTTCGCCCTCACGGGGGTGGTCGCGTGGTTCTGA
- a CDS encoding aldo/keto reductase translates to MDSRPLGTTGFDVSEIGLGTWQLGGDWGAVSDEDATDAVHAALDAGITFLDTADVYGDGDSERRIKSVLKERDDDVVVATKAGRRLDPHEADRYTHENLEQFVDRSRENLGVDSLDLVQLHCPPRDVYYRPEVFDALDALKDAGKIDHYGVSVEKVEDALKAIEYDGVETVQIIFNPLRQRPAELFFREAQRRNVGVIVRVPLASGLLTGALSEETEFPEDDHRNYNRHGEAFDVGETFAGIPFEDGLAAAESLESVVPDGVSLTQFTLRWILSFDAVSTVIPGSKTPSHIRDNVAAASLPPLSAEQFHHVEEVYDTYAREHVHHRW, encoded by the coding sequence ATGGATTCCAGACCACTCGGTACGACAGGATTCGACGTCTCGGAAATCGGTCTCGGAACGTGGCAACTCGGGGGCGACTGGGGTGCCGTCTCTGACGAGGACGCCACCGACGCGGTCCACGCCGCACTGGACGCCGGAATCACGTTTCTCGACACGGCAGACGTGTACGGTGATGGTGATAGTGAGCGACGAATCAAGTCGGTCCTGAAGGAACGCGACGACGACGTCGTCGTCGCGACGAAGGCGGGGCGGCGACTCGACCCACACGAGGCGGACCGCTACACCCACGAGAACCTCGAACAGTTCGTCGACCGGAGTCGTGAGAACCTCGGCGTCGACTCGCTCGACCTGGTCCAACTGCACTGCCCGCCGCGTGACGTCTACTATCGTCCCGAAGTGTTCGACGCCCTCGACGCCCTGAAAGACGCCGGGAAGATAGACCACTACGGCGTGAGCGTCGAGAAGGTCGAAGACGCGCTCAAGGCCATCGAATACGACGGCGTCGAGACGGTTCAGATAATCTTCAACCCGCTCCGTCAGCGACCTGCCGAACTGTTCTTCCGCGAGGCCCAGCGCCGAAACGTCGGCGTCATCGTGCGTGTTCCACTCGCCTCTGGTCTCCTCACCGGTGCGCTCTCAGAAGAGACCGAATTCCCCGAGGACGACCACCGCAACTACAACCGCCACGGCGAGGCGTTCGACGTGGGCGAGACGTTCGCGGGTATCCCCTTCGAAGACGGCCTCGCCGCAGCAGAATCACTCGAATCCGTCGTTCCAGACGGCGTCTCACTCACCCAGTTCACACTCCGCTGGATTCTCTCGTTCGACGCCGTGAGCACCGTCATCCCCGGGTCCAAGACACCGTCGCACATCCGTGACAACGTCGCTGCCGCGTCGCTGCCACCGCTGTCGGCCGAGCAGTTCCACCACGTCGAGGAGGTATACGATACGTACGCACGCGAGCACGTCCACCATCGCTGGTGA
- a CDS encoding pyridoxal phosphate-dependent aminotransferase produces the protein MDPGSVPDVDPVTHGGTADHTLVDFSLGSNPERPPGLAGIYESAFSTSRRYSLDDYSEFRVAAAEYVGCDPDQIVPSAGVIEGLRLAIGVTVSPGDTVAIPAPCCGEYAREIRLQGGEPVHVPYDRILDDVDPGEHAAVILSHPSNPMGSAYPTSDLRAFVDECQSADTPLLVDESFLGFTRLPSTAGLDGVITLHSVTNVFGVPSLRAGFAAATGELRDKLTRARCTWVLSAPAVEAATYCLKQEEFLEETRDRIARERPRMVSELETFGYEVYPADSSLVLFRADDVDRVLGETRKRGYAVRDARYYRGLDSHVRINVRRPHENDGLLDALAEAV, from the coding sequence ATGGACCCCGGTTCGGTACCCGACGTCGACCCCGTTACGCACGGCGGGACCGCAGACCATACGCTCGTAGATTTCAGCCTGGGTTCGAACCCAGAACGGCCACCAGGCCTCGCCGGTATCTACGAGTCGGCGTTTTCGACGTCCCGCCGCTACTCCCTCGACGATTACTCGGAGTTTCGCGTCGCCGCTGCCGAGTACGTCGGATGCGACCCAGACCAAATCGTCCCGTCAGCAGGCGTCATCGAAGGTCTCAGACTCGCAATCGGTGTGACTGTCTCTCCCGGTGACACCGTCGCGATTCCTGCACCCTGCTGTGGCGAGTACGCGCGTGAAATCCGTCTGCAAGGTGGCGAACCGGTCCACGTGCCGTACGACCGAATTCTGGACGACGTCGACCCTGGCGAACACGCCGCAGTGATTCTCAGTCACCCGAGCAACCCGATGGGGTCGGCGTACCCGACGTCAGACCTCCGGGCGTTCGTCGACGAGTGCCAGTCTGCCGACACGCCACTCCTCGTCGACGAGTCGTTCCTCGGGTTCACCCGCCTGCCGAGTACCGCCGGCCTCGACGGTGTCATCACGCTCCACTCGGTGACGAACGTCTTCGGCGTCCCGTCGCTCAGGGCAGGATTCGCCGCCGCGACGGGCGAACTCCGCGACAAACTCACTCGTGCGCGGTGTACGTGGGTACTGTCGGCACCGGCCGTCGAGGCGGCGACCTACTGCCTCAAACAGGAGGAGTTCCTCGAAGAGACCCGCGACCGAATCGCCCGAGAGCGACCCCGGATGGTCTCGGAACTCGAAACGTTCGGTTACGAGGTGTACCCGGCCGACAGTTCGCTCGTCTTGTTTCGGGCCGACGATGTCGACCGAGTCCTCGGAGAGACCAGAAAACGCGGATACGCGGTTCGAGACGCCCGATACTATCGCGGCCTCGACTCCCACGTTCGCATAAACGTCCGCCGTCCGC
- a CDS encoding M24 family metallopeptidase — protein MSSRLPTNEFAARLDAIRGSLADTTADAALWFDATNIEYLSGFNHVQTERPVALVVTDGRVELVVPRLEFERASEIDRIDRVRSYFDYPHGDPIGTIVETLRELDVTCVAADMDGAPETMGYCGPLLSASVDVVEQSWADRMRWEKTDAELVCIRESVRWANLGHQYLVDYTAVGAHPITVSQRASMDASRAMLDTLGERYAVRTRGVGPVHAGYISGAQTARPHGFTPNERLSEGDVIITGATANVDGYHSELERTMFLGDPTDDDEYYFDLMLEAQEIAIDALGPDVPVDYVDYAVWEYFEEQGVTDLARHHVGHNIGLGAHEPPYIDRGWADHCTDPVTDHTESDADIAPGQVYTIEPGLYTETAGYRHSDTVLVTESGTETLTYFPRDIESNTIPV, from the coding sequence ATGTCTTCGCGTCTTCCCACGAACGAGTTCGCCGCACGCCTCGACGCTATCCGCGGGAGTCTCGCGGACACGACTGCCGACGCAGCACTCTGGTTCGATGCGACGAACATCGAGTACCTCTCGGGGTTCAACCACGTCCAGACCGAACGTCCCGTCGCACTCGTCGTCACCGACGGTCGGGTGGAACTCGTCGTCCCGCGCCTCGAATTCGAACGTGCGAGTGAGATAGACAGAATCGACCGGGTCCGTTCGTACTTCGATTATCCCCACGGTGACCCGATAGGGACTATCGTCGAGACGCTCCGAGAACTCGACGTGACGTGCGTCGCCGCCGACATGGACGGCGCACCGGAGACGATGGGATACTGTGGACCCCTGCTTTCGGCCTCGGTCGACGTCGTCGAGCAGTCGTGGGCCGACCGGATGCGCTGGGAGAAGACCGACGCCGAACTCGTGTGCATCCGTGAGTCAGTGCGGTGGGCGAACCTCGGCCACCAGTACCTCGTCGACTACACCGCGGTCGGTGCCCACCCGATTACCGTCTCACAGCGCGCGTCTATGGACGCGTCGCGTGCCATGCTCGACACACTCGGCGAGAGATACGCGGTTCGGACACGCGGCGTCGGCCCGGTTCACGCTGGGTACATCTCTGGTGCACAGACGGCCCGTCCACACGGGTTTACTCCCAACGAGCGACTGTCTGAGGGAGACGTCATCATCACGGGTGCGACGGCGAACGTCGATGGATACCACTCCGAACTGGAGCGAACGATGTTCCTCGGCGACCCCACCGACGACGACGAGTATTACTTCGACCTCATGCTGGAAGCACAGGAAATCGCTATCGACGCACTCGGCCCCGACGTGCCAGTCGATTACGTCGACTACGCCGTCTGGGAGTATTTCGAAGAACAGGGTGTGACGGACCTCGCGCGACACCACGTCGGCCACAACATCGGCCTCGGCGCGCACGAACCGCCGTACATCGACCGAGGGTGGGCCGACCACTGCACCGACCCGGTCACCGACCACACCGAATCGGACGCCGACATCGCTCCCGGTCAAGTCTACACCATCGAACCCGGCCTCTACACCGAGACGGCCGGTTATCGACACTCCGACACGGTCCTCGTCACCGAGTCCGGAACGGAGACGCTCACCTACTTCCCCCGCGATATCGAGTCGAACACGATTCCCGTTTGA
- a CDS encoding peroxiredoxin family protein codes for MSLLGTEAPDFTLERTAGDEVTLSETLESGPTVVLVNRGHWCSFCAEQLQTFDEVAYDLWFNDGVDVLPVVTSELGDLTEMRDRFDFDFQLAADPDGSVADEYSGTEETSHGVTGIAGTYVVDEDGIVQYEQVADHPADRTYGNWVRYFIRNDYEDIFA; via the coding sequence ATGAGTCTGCTGGGAACCGAAGCCCCCGACTTCACGCTCGAACGCACCGCCGGCGACGAAGTAACCCTCTCCGAGACGCTGGAGAGTGGTCCGACTGTCGTCCTCGTCAACCGCGGTCACTGGTGTTCGTTCTGTGCCGAACAACTCCAGACCTTCGACGAAGTCGCCTACGACCTCTGGTTCAACGACGGCGTCGACGTGTTGCCCGTCGTGACGAGCGAACTGGGCGACCTGACCGAGATGCGCGACCGGTTCGACTTCGACTTCCAACTCGCGGCCGACCCAGATGGGTCGGTCGCAGACGAGTATAGCGGAACCGAAGAGACGAGTCACGGCGTGACCGGTATCGCCGGCACGTACGTCGTCGACGAAGACGGTATCGTTCAGTACGAACAGGTTGCCGACCACCCCGCCGACCGCACCTACGGCAACTGGGTTCGCTACTTCATCCGCAACGACTACGAAGACATCTTCGCGTAA
- a CDS encoding NTP transferase domain-containing protein: MCGGRGTRLDAPVEKPLVEICGRPMLDHVVEALQQSQVEAVYAVTSPHTPETRTRAQELGVDCIDAPGDGYVSDLGFTLGRVSRPVVTVVADLPLLLPSHVDAVVEAADGGSLTACVPVDAKRDLGSSIDESLVFDYRGEAVCPTGLSVVGPDTRERTDTEPDTADTEDTDSTVYLTTDTRLALNVNRPTDIALAEDRCE, translated from the coding sequence ATGTGCGGTGGCCGCGGGACTCGCCTCGACGCGCCGGTGGAAAAGCCGCTGGTCGAGATTTGCGGCCGGCCCATGCTCGACCACGTCGTCGAGGCACTCCAACAGTCGCAGGTCGAGGCCGTCTATGCGGTCACGTCTCCGCACACGCCTGAGACGCGCACGCGTGCGCAAGAACTCGGTGTCGACTGCATCGACGCCCCCGGTGACGGATACGTCTCGGACCTCGGATTCACCCTCGGCCGCGTCTCACGTCCGGTCGTGACCGTCGTCGCCGACCTCCCACTGTTGCTCCCCTCCCACGTCGATGCAGTCGTGGAGGCCGCCGACGGCGGGTCGCTCACGGCGTGTGTCCCGGTGGACGCCAAACGTGACCTCGGCAGCAGCATCGACGAATCGCTCGTCTTCGACTACCGCGGCGAGGCAGTCTGTCCGACTGGACTGAGCGTCGTCGGCCCCGACACCCGAGAACGTACAGATACCGAACCAGACACAGCAGACACCGAAGACACAGATTCGACCGTGTACCTCACTACCGACACCCGATTGGCACTCAACGTGAACCGACCGACAGACATCGCGCTCGCGGAGGACCGATGCGAGTAG
- a CDS encoding nicotinate-nucleotide--dimethylbenzimidazole phosphoribosyltransferase, producing the protein MRVVLVAGTTRTAEIPGISAAGADPSLVGHTPSADAEIIEYGQTVRSPVTPVSPTGCPTPAAITRAVRELTGFDTLVVDAGLSEATAAPTMDVGARPGRDIREAEPVPTAPGAFEAARQVGAALPDDELVIGETVPGGTTTALAVFRALGETFPVSSSLPENPTGLKEDVVAEALDASSLSPGDAAHKPELAARYLGDPVLPVAAGLTVGALEADIDVTLGGGTQLLAASALVRHAGAVGDLTLATTAYLADDVPELEAAADELDVDLVVTDPGFETHPLDQYAAGEAKEGAGMGGALYLADHMGVLDDVEAATLDVLSRLDPQAVDGVEDGH; encoded by the coding sequence ATGCGAGTAGTCCTCGTCGCGGGAACAACTCGGACCGCAGAGATTCCCGGCATCAGCGCCGCCGGTGCCGACCCGTCGCTCGTCGGCCACACGCCGAGCGCCGACGCCGAGATTATCGAGTACGGTCAGACTGTCCGGTCGCCCGTGACTCCCGTCAGTCCGACCGGGTGTCCGACGCCCGCCGCAATCACGCGCGCGGTGCGCGAACTCACCGGATTCGACACACTCGTCGTCGACGCCGGCCTCTCCGAAGCGACTGCCGCGCCGACGATGGACGTCGGAGCACGGCCCGGCCGCGACATCCGCGAGGCTGAACCGGTCCCAACCGCGCCGGGCGCATTCGAGGCCGCACGACAGGTCGGGGCGGCACTCCCCGACGACGAACTCGTCATCGGTGAGACGGTCCCCGGCGGAACGACAACCGCACTCGCGGTGTTCCGCGCTCTCGGCGAGACGTTCCCCGTGTCGTCGTCGCTTCCGGAGAACCCGACGGGTCTCAAAGAAGATGTGGTCGCCGAAGCATTGGACGCGAGCAGTCTGTCTCCCGGCGACGCCGCCCACAAACCGGAACTCGCCGCCCGATACCTCGGCGACCCCGTCCTCCCCGTCGCCGCCGGTCTGACCGTCGGTGCACTCGAAGCCGATATCGACGTGACACTCGGCGGCGGCACCCAACTGCTCGCGGCGTCGGCACTCGTCCGACACGCAGGCGCAGTCGGCGACCTGACGTTGGCGACGACGGCGTACCTCGCCGACGACGTTCCCGAACTCGAAGCGGCGGCCGACGAACTCGACGTTGACCTCGTCGTCACCGACCCCGGATTCGAGACGCACCCGCTCGACCAGTACGCCGCCGGCGAGGCCAAAGAGGGTGCTGGCATGGGCGGAGCGCTCTATCTCGCCGACCACATGGGCGTCCTCGACGACGTGGAGGCGGCGACGCTCGACGTGCTGTCGCGGTTAGACCCGCAAGCCGTCGATGGAGTCGAGGATGGTCACTGA
- a CDS encoding double zinc ribbon domain-containing protein, whose product MTKITFRADDALVERLDGLDTSKSEAMREALREYLDQVERENESAAHSDTETKHPDDESELDAALATRVERLVEAQLSDRLPELVEETLATQTDEHTRSDVNVNINVDGASPDSSVNAEYGRESTPNGERKTPSQIEEAEPYEAESACGQCGESVDSSHVYCPNCGEKTSQRVFCECGDELRSDWAFCPDCGRRTPAADVLE is encoded by the coding sequence ATGACGAAAATCACGTTCCGCGCCGACGATGCACTCGTCGAGCGTCTGGACGGCCTCGACACGTCGAAGAGCGAGGCCATGCGCGAGGCACTCCGTGAGTACCTCGACCAAGTGGAACGTGAGAACGAGTCTGCGGCCCACTCGGACACCGAAACGAAACACCCCGACGATGAAAGCGAACTCGATGCAGCGCTGGCGACGCGAGTCGAACGCCTCGTCGAAGCACAGTTGTCCGACCGTCTCCCAGAACTCGTCGAGGAGACGCTGGCTACCCAAACAGACGAACACACCCGGTCCGACGTAAACGTCAACATCAACGTCGACGGGGCGAGTCCCGATTCGTCCGTAAACGCGGAGTACGGGCGGGAATCGACGCCGAATGGGGAACGTAAGACACCGAGTCAAATTGAAGAGGCAGAACCGTACGAGGCGGAATCAGCGTGCGGCCAGTGCGGCGAATCGGTGGACTCCTCACACGTATACTGCCCGAACTGCGGAGAGAAGACCTCCCAACGAGTCTTCTGTGAGTGCGGTGACGAACTCCGCTCTGACTGGGCGTTTTGCCCAGATTGTGGCCGTCGGACACCTGCCGCCGACGTCCTCGAGTAG